The nucleotide sequence CCTCAAAACCACGCACAACCCAAACGCCGCAACTCTGCCTCTAAAACATCTAACAAAGATTTGCAGGGGATTTGGTAGACCCTCCCCCTATAGGTTTCTGCATAGAATTGCTATTTGCCATCTATTAGGCTGTTAATAGGTTAATAGGTTGGTGTGGTGTTATTCCAGTTTTTTTCTTGTTTCTTCTTGGTCTTCTTCGATCATTTTGATGGCGTGTTTAGCTTTTGATTTGGCTAACTCAATCTTTTTGAGTGCTTCTTCCAAGTTGTCGGTCATGTTCATTACACCTTCCTTCACTTATTTTCTTGTTTCTGTTTAATATCTCCTTCTGCATCTTCTATGATTTTTAGTACTTCTTTGAATTGGTCTTTGTATGCGCAGAGTTTTTGGTTTACATTTGCTATTTCTTTGAGTTTTTCTTTTTCAGTTTTGTCTCTTTGCGCTCTTGCTGTTTCCGCTGCGGCTTCGGCTCTTTGCGTTGCGGTCTCTGCTACTGCTTCAGCTTTCTCCGCAGCTTTCTCAGCAGGTATCCTCCCAAAATAGTACCCTATTACAACTCCACCCCAACCGCCTAAAACAGCAAAAATCGCCTGTGCACTAGTCGCATCCGCAGGAGAAGCCAAAAGAGCAGGCGCAAGAAAAACCAGTATAGCCACAATAATAATTATTGCCAGTGACGCTGCTACGCCCTCTTTTAACCAAATTATTCCCGAGGTCGTTTTTTCTTTCTTTGCATTTTCAGAAGAACTCATTAACTGTCACATCTTCCCTTCTCTTTGCGTTGCGTATATAAGGTTTTCAATTAAAAGGTTTTACCTGATGCCTTAATGTTATGTTTTGGCGTTTATCATTCAATGACCTGTGGATTTGCCCTTGTGTGATGCTACCGTTTGTGGCGAGCGCCTGCGGGAAGGCTAATTAGCGTTTGCGTGTACTGTTGGGTATGACTGATGTGTTTTCTGCGGATTTGGTTGCGCCATGCGGCATGAACTGCGGCGTCTGCAAAGCATATCTTGCGTATTCACGCAAAGTGCCCTACCAGAAGGGCTTGGTGTCGCATTGCAGCGGCTGTTTGGAGCGAAACAAAAACTGCGCGTTCATCAAAAAGGGCTGCGTGAAAATCCGCAAAAACCAGCTGCGCTTCTGCTACCAATGCCCCGACATGCCCTGCGAAAACCTCTCCAAAATCGACGCACACTACCAAGCCCGCTACGGCATGAGCATGATACAAAACCAAAAAGACATCCGCGACAAAGGCATGGACGCATTCCTAAAAACCCAAGCCCAACGGTACCGCTGCCCCAACTGCGGCGACATAACCTCCGTGCACGACGGCAAATGCTACAAATGCAACTACCAAGCAGCCAAACCCAAAGGCACCAACCCCAAACACCGCTGGGTACCAAACAAAAAATAGCCTTTCACCGACTGTTGTTTATATCCTAAACTGTTAATAGTTGGTTGGTAGATGGAGCGGTGGTGGTTGCTTTGGTTGTTGAAGTGGTTTTGTCGGGTTTTCTGTTCTGGTTCATTATAGTTACTAACGTTGCGAGCGGCAGGTTTGGCTATGAGACCTTTAGCAGTTTAGATGCGCAGGCGCAACTGCAAAAAATCGCTTCTGACCAAAGGTGCTTTAAAACCGCAACTGCTCTAATCCTCGCCGAACACATGGGTATACTTGCTTTGGCGCTCTCGCTGTTCTTAGCTTTTAACGTCTACAGCTTACTGCTTGCCGCCCTCTGGGTTATTTTCCGTAGCACCGAAGCCGCAATCCAAATCTACAACAAAAAAAGCTACTACCAACTCCACAAACTCGCACGCCAACACCAAACCGCAGACAAAACCCAACAACATATCCTCAGCAGCCAAGCCCACGGCATACTCAAAACCAAAAACCACGTTTTCCTACTCGCCCAACTTCTCTTCTCCGCTGGCACCCTCGCCTACTCTGCCCTCTTTGTTGTATACGCCACTTTGGTGCCGCCGCTTATTGGCTGGTTTGGAATCGCCGCAAGCATCACCTACGCCATAGGCAACGCAGCTGCCCTTGCAAAGCCCCACGTCAAAGCTCCTTGGAATTTTGGTGCCTTGCTAATTTTGGTTTTTGAAGTAATCTTGGGTACTTGGTTGCTGCTGTCTTTTTTGCTGTAAAAAGGAAAAGGGTGTGGGGCTAGTTGTTGGTTTGGTTTTGGAAGATGAAGAGTTCGTCTATGGTGGTTTTGAGGGTTTGGGCTATTTGGTGGGCGAGTATGAGTGAGGGGTTGTATTTGCCTTTTTCAAGGTAGAGGATGGTTTCTCTTCGTACGCCTACGGCTTTGGCGAGGTCGTCTTGGGTCAGGTCGTATTTGGCTCTGAATTCTTTGATTCGGGTTTTGAACTTCATTGTTTTCAGGGTTCTCCTTTTTTGGCGTAGTACCAGCTAAGCAAGCCAAACGAGATTCCGTCTACTATCATTATGGCAATTACCGTCCATCCCGTTTCCAACTCAGGCAAATTCAAAAACTCTTTACCAAATATGATCCATATCAACGTTGAAACCATAAACGCAAGAGTAATCCAGTAAGTCCCCATCGCCGCTTTTCCCTGAATCTTTACCGTTCGTTCATCTTTTGTCGGGTAACCTGCTTTCCTGTCCTTTTGTGTTTTCCAAACCGCAAATACCCCCAGCAGGATAATTAGCACCGCGTTGGCGATGAAAATTGTTGGCCATTCAAACCCCGCCATGTCTAGTTGCCTCCTTTGGTCATTGTTTTTCTTTGGGTTGAAATTAAGCCGATTCCAATGATTACTAGTACGGTGGCGATGCCTGTTGTTGTTTCCCCAAAAACTGCACCCTCAGCCATTAGCCCTGCTCCAGCTAAACAGACTGCTATGCCCAGAAAGAATAGTGCTTTTCTGATTTTTTCCATTGTGTTGACCTCTGTTTAAGTTAACCCAAATTATGGGTTATATCTAACATAAGGTTATGTATTTCTAACTATTAAGTGTTTTTGGCAGCTTCTACGCCTCACCAAACTGGCTCCTAAAACAAGTGTTTTATTTTGCAGGTTGCGTTAGAATAAGTGGTGGAGCGTTTGACTGTGCAGAAGGCAGTTTTGGCTTTCCTGTTAGCGGCGCTGGTTTTGTCTTCTAGCCTAGCCCTTGTAGATGCTCAGGTTGCCTCTTTAGAAGTGGAGTGGGAACAGTTCCTCTCAGGTATCGACGGACAAAAAATCCTTCAAACCTCCGATGGCGGCTACTTGATTTTAGGGCAAAACGCGTCAGTTTTAACCAGAGATGACCAACCCTACTTTGGCAACTACGCCTCAGTTCTGTACAAACTGGATTCACAAGGAAACCTGCTCTGGCACAAAACCTACCAAATCCAAGGCGCCGCACCTAAACTGCAATGCATAATCCAAACAAACGACAAAGGCTACCTAATAGGCGGCGGCGTAGTAGTCGACTACACCGACCAAAACCTTCACATCATCAGCCGATTTTGCCTCCTAAAAACCGATTCCAACGGAGAAATCCAATGGACCCAAACCTACGCCGACCCCGAACCCATCGGCAACGCAGCCATACACAGCCTAACCCAACTCGACGACGAAAGCTACGTCCTGTTTGGCGACTACGATTTAGCCGCAGGATACACCTACCCCAAATATGTTCCGCTACTGTTTTTTGCGCAAGTCACCTCCTCAGGGGAATTGCTGCTAAACAAGACCTTAGGCAACGGCGGAACACCCACTCTTCTCCAAGCTAACAGCGAGAGCTTCACGTTTCTTTCATATTTTCCCAGTAGCGGAGGCGGCTCCCACAGCGCCCTTCTAAACGTTAACCTTGACGGCAGCGTAAACTGGACCCAAGAATACACCAACCCCAACCGCGTCTCTTCACATCTGCAATGCGCAACCTTGGCTTCTGACGGAACTGGTTTTCTGCTGGGCGGCAGCTACATAGCCCAATCCCCCAACCAACAATACAGCTGGCTAATCAAAACAGACCCCCAAGGCACAATCCTTTGGAACCAAACATACCACCAAACCAGCACAATCCACGACATCACCCCAGCATACGACGGCTACATAATCTGCGGCAGCTTCAACGGCGGCTGGATAGCCCACCTCGACAACTCAGGCAACATAAACACCGAACTAAACACAGGCTCCGGCGTCCCCTACAGCATCACCCAAACCAACGACAACAGCGGCTACATCTGCACAGGAACCTGGAACCAACAAAACACCCAAAACATATGGACAACAAAACTCGCTCCTGCCACAACAACCCCCCAGTTTCCAACAGCTATACTTTTGCCCCTAACCTCTGCAATAATACTTATCGCAGTTGCAATAAAACTCAAAACACGCAAAAATTCTATCCATAATAAAACCTGTACTCCTCACAATTATAAAATTTACCTAACAAACCAACAAACAGCAATAACCTTCTATCATCAAAAACCCGTAACACCTCACAGTATATCCTGTGAATGTTTATTTGATTGGTTTGATTGTTTGTGTGTGGGGGATGATGTTGCCGTCCCAGTCTGACGGGGAGATGATGATTGCTTGGCGCAGACCCCATTTATCGCGGTGTGGTGTTTTTGTGTTTTGGGAGAAAAGAAAAATATGTGGTGTTTGTATTTTGTTGTTGTGATGTGTTGTTTATGTTGAAGTGTGGTTCTTGTGGTTGTGATGTTTCGGAGGAGGATGCTGTTGAGTTTCGTGGTGGGGTTTTGTGTGAGGATTGTTATATGGAGGAGTCTCATCCGCCTCAGGCTTGTGACCCGTTGGCTGTGGCTTCGGCTTTGTCTGTTCGTAGGCAGATGGGGCAAAAAGGCGCTGAGGGTTTAACGGAGCAGCAGACTAAAATTTATCATTTCATAATGGAGAACCGCAGAGTAACCAAAAAAGAAATTCTAGAAGCTCTGAACCTAAAACCTGAAGTTTTAGATTCTGAATTCGCCATACTAAGGCACTGCGAACTTATACGCGCCCACAAAGAAGGCAGCAACATCTACCTAACCCTCTGGTAACTTTTTGGTCCTGAGTTGATGAGCAGCCAAACCCTCACCCTGCCCGACGGCAGACAACTCGGCTACCTAACCCAAGGCACAGGCACCCCAGTGGTTTACTTTCACGGAACCGCAAGCAGCCGCCTAGAAACCCTGCTTCTAAAACAGCTAACCCCGCACGGCATACAATTAATCGGCGTAGACCGCCCCGGATACGGTTTGTCCACATTCAAAAACCGCAGCCGCCTACGAGACTTCGCCCCCGACATCAACGCCCTCACAGAATACTTGGGCATCGACAAATTCAATGTGCTAAGCTGGTCCGGAGGCGGAACCTTCGCCTTAGCATACGCCGCCTTAAACCCCAAACAAATAAACCACGTAGTTGCGGTCGGTTGCCCTTCTTTGCCTTTTGACCCCTCCACAGCGCACAACGGTAATCCACTTGTCAAGTTCGCCATGAAAAACTCTTTGATTGCAAAGTTTGGGTTGAGCATGTTTCGCAAATCCGTTTTTAATGCTAACCGTGATATTGAGGGTTATTTGGAGTCGCGTGGCGGGAAGGGTATGGTTGCTGATTGGCCTGCAGCTGATGCCCGTTTTTTTTCTGACCCCAACTGGTTAAGGCTTATGTATGGTGCAGTGGAGGAAGGGTTTAGGCAAGATGGCTGTGGGGTGAAAGCGGTTTACCAAGAGCACATGCTGTTTTTAAAGCCCTGGAGTGAACCTTTAGAGCAAATTCCCAAAGGCGCCGTCACGCTCTGGCAAGGCAGCCAAGACAAAACCTGCCCCACAAAAAACGCCCACCAACTCGCCAAACTCCTCCCCGACGCCAAACTCGAAATCTTCCCCAACGATGGACACTGCGTCATGTTCGCCCACACCGCCAAACTCGCCGCCGCCCTAAAACCCTAACTCCACAGCTGGCAGTGATTGTAAATACGGTTAACTGCATATTTTTGCCTAGTTGAAATGCATTTCACGTAAACATAGGGTTGTTTCGCCGACAACTCTGAAATCGACATCGAATTAGCCCTACGCCTCTTAGATGGTGATAAACGAAAAATCTTAGCGAATCGCCCAAGCCACGGCGAAATCCTCCCAGTCCCCTACACACCCAAACAGGTTCCCCAAAGCCAAATCACTTGCACCCTAGACTACCTCAAACCAAAGGACTCATAACCCGCAAAAGCCACGGCGCGACCAACAAAATCATAATCAACAAAACCAAACCCTGCAACTAAACCAAAAGTGGGCCGTACCGGATTTGAACCGGTGATCTTCGCCGCGTGAGGGCGACGTCCTAGCCAACTAGACTAACGGCCCCAAAACAGGAGCACCCAAGAAACAAACTACGCACCTCACCAACATAAAACCTTTCCCCTCTATTCTTCACTACGAGCCCAAGTATCTGGTTTGTGCATTCAGAAAACTTTAAAGCACATCACTTTACTTTTGATTTGGTAACTCCCAAAGCTGCGTGCCGAGGTAGCTCAGCCTGGGAGAGCGCTCGGCTGAAGACCGAGTTGTCGCATGTTCAAACCCTGCCCTCGGCACCACACCATCCTTCTCAACCTGTGCTTCAAAGTTTATTCTCTTAACGTTGGATTTTGCGGCTTCTGTTTTACTGTGTTGTTTTTTGGTTGAGGTTGTTGTTCATTATTTTTTGTATGGTTTGGTTGATGTTGTGTGGTGTGTTTTTTTGTTGTATTGTTTTTTTGATGTGGATGTGTATGGTTGTGAATATGTTGTCGAGTGCCGTGTTGGGGTTGTCTGTGGGTATGATTGGGATGTCTGCTTGTTTGGCGTTGGTGCATTGGATTTCTTGCATTATTCGGTATTTGTATAGTGCTTCGATTAGGCGTTGGCCTTTTCCTTTTAGGTGTGAGGAGGTTTCTCTGTCTTCGAGCCGTTTTGTGTGTTCTTCTTTTGAGTCCAACCTAAGCACAATAGGAATTACCCCGGGGTAACGTAGAACTTCTTCTTCATATTGTGTGGGCAAAAAATGAAGGTACTCAATAACCATGCTCTCCCCGTCACGAATTCCCCTATCCGCCACAATCTTTTGCATAAGCTTATTCATCAAAAAAGCCTGCGTGTAAAATCCCTTAGAGATGTTTTCTTTTGTTTGGGTTTTGTCTCCGACAACTTTGTATGCTTCGTATACGCTGCAGAAAAATTCGGGGTGCTCCTTCTCACTAATTAACGCCCTGAACGCGGCTCTCATAGCATCGCCGCCCATGACGTTTCCTATTCCAAAGGCGGTGGCGATTTCGCGGGCAACCGTTGTTTTTCCCACACCTGGAACTGCTGCGATTATCGGAATAAGCGCATCTTTTACTTCTCCTGCTTGCACGAGTTCGGTGTATTCTCTGTAGGTTTGGTACCTTTCGAGGTATTTTTCGCCAAACTCTAAGAGTTTATCCTCAATATCGCGTGAAGATAGAACTGTTGCGATTTTTTCTAAGTCCAGACCTGTTGCGAGAAGTAGTTCTGAGCGGTTTTTGCTACCATATATCATCAAATCACATCTGGTTTGTTACTTTTGCTCCCGATGCTACTTTGTACTCTGTTATGGCGTGTCCTTTTTTGGTTAGTTCGGCTTTGACTTTGTCGGCGTCCTCGCCCCATGTGAAGATGTTTATGACTTTTCCTCCACCTGCCGTCCAATAGCAGGATAAGCCCTGTTTTCGCAAATCCTCCACGTCAATAACAACGTTCATCATCTCTTTTCTTCTTGAACGAAGCCCAACTGACTCGTACAGATAATGCGCGTTTGCACAGTTTTCCTCTGCAACAGCAAATACCGTGTCCCAGTCTTTATGCAGTAGACCCAGTTTGATTTTGGCAATCCACTGAGGTATCATCTCAAGGCGGTACTTGTAGAACGGGCTGCTTCTTGTCGCGTGAAATATCTCTTCTGCTGAAACTCTTGAAGGGTAATCAAAGCCAACTGCAAAAATCTTTAGCTCCTCTAAGTCTTTTTTGTCTGCGACGAGTTTCCCATACATTTTTGGGTAGCCGTCAACGTTGATTTCGCTAATTCCCCCATACATGGCTCGGATGGCTGATTCTGATAGTATCTGGGAAACATCAGAGAGTTCGTCTTGGGTCATGCTTGTTTCAAATAGTTCGTTTAAAGCAACAACCAGTGCCGCTGCGCCCGCATCACTGCTGCCCGAGTAGACCTTGTGATTATCTGAGGTTATACTCAATCCAACATTGGCGTTTCCAGATTTCTTCTCAAACACCTTAACAAGCCTGCGCATGTCTTCTTGTTTTTCTTTAGAAACCTCGCCGTTTAGTACGAACTCAAGCTTTCTCCTCTCAGGGATAACCCTAACTATTGTTTTAACCCTTGTTTTCTCTTTAACATCTGTAACTGCAAGCCCCATACTGTTATGAAGCGGAATCCTATCAGGATGAACTGACGACACAAAAACAATCGGAATCGTCGGATAAGCCACAGCAGTAACGCTACTTCTCATACAAACCCCAACACGCTTCTTTATTCCAAAAAATCAACTTAAATGTTGTTATAACCTACTCAACCATAACCTTGTACATGCTTCTGGTTTTACTGTTGCCTGCTCTGGTTTTTGCTGTTTACGTGTTGGTGAGTTTGCCGTCTTTCATGTGCAGGGTTTGGTCTGCGTGCTTGGTGATGTATTCTGCGTGGGTGGCGGCTATGATGGTTTGTCCGTGTTGTTTGCTGGTTTGTTGGCAGAGTTGCATGATTTGTTTTCCTGTTTGGGTATCGAGATTGCCTGTGGGTTCGTCAAGGAGTAGGATTTTGGGGTTGTTGGCTAAGGCTCGGGCGATGGCTACTCTTTGCTGTTCGCCTGCGCTAAGCTGCACGGGTAGCTGGGTGCTTTGCCGCTGCAACCCCACCAGTTCTAAGAGCTCTTGAGCGCGTTGTGCCTGCTGCTTTGCTGGCGTACCCGTGGGAGCAAGGGCGGCTTGCACGTTCTCAGACGCCGTCAGTGTCCCAATCAGGTTGAAGGCTTGAAAAACAAACCCCACCATCCGCCGCCTAAATCTTGTCAACTCAGACTCCCCCAACGCTGAAACCTCCGTGCCCGCCACAACCACTTTGCCCTTTGTGGGTTTGTCTAAGCCTCCCAACAAGTTTAGCAGCGTGGTTTTGCCGCTTCCCGACGCCCCAACAACAGCCAAAAACTGTCCCTCAGGAACTTCCAAATCAACGTTGTCTACAGCGTTTATTTTGGCGCCGTTTTTTATTTGGTAGGTTTTGGTGAGACCGTGGGCTTGGATGATGTTTTCTGGCATTTTTGTTCTCTTCTTTGTTATATTGTTCTTAGGGCTTGGGCGGGTGTTAGTCGGGCGGCTTTCCATGATGGATACAGCCCCGCAACTATGCCGCTTAGGAGTGCTACTGTGAATCCGACCAGCAAGACTGTGGGGTCAACAACTGCTGTGCTTCCCGCAGTAGTGGACAGGAAATACCACGCAACGCCGTATCCTGCGATGCAACCTACAACGCCACCTATGACGCCTTGAAGCGCGGATTCAATAAATATCTGGCTGACAACATCGCCGCTGCTCCAGCCAATCGCTTTTAAGATGCCAATTTCGCGTGTGCGTTCTGAAACCGCCGACACCTGCGAGCGAACCGTAAACAAAACCGCAACCACCGCCACAGCTATAGAAATGTACCATGCAGTTTCTTCCCCGATGGTTATGACCTCAGAGGTTTTGGCTGCTAAATCCGAAGCTGCAATTGGCGTTGCCCCCAACCATCGACCCGCCAACTCGTCAGATACTTGGTCTACATCTCGGGGGTCATCCACACTAATCAAAGCCACGTTAACTAGTCCTGTGCTGTCTTCGGGAAGCGATTTTTGACCCACTGGCAAATTCACGTAAATGTGTGACTTCAAAATGTTTGCGGCGTCCACGTTGACTAAGCCGACGATTTCGTATTTGCCTTTCATGTAAGCTACATTCGAGCCTACGGTTAGGTTGTTTAGCTGGGCGTATTCGTTGTCAACTAGAGCTGCTGCGCCGTCGTTTTGGGTTAGGAAGCGTCCTTCTACTATGTCGCGTGGCAAAACTGCGTTGGTTTGGGTGTGGGTGGGGTCTATGCCTGTGAATACTATGGCTCCCATTCTGTGCATTAGAACGGGGACAGAGTTTTCTACGCCGTCAACTTGTGCGATTTCGTCAATGATGCTTTGGTTGAACGGGAACGAAAAGAGGTGGTTA is from Candidatus Bathyarchaeota archaeon and encodes:
- a CDS encoding DUF3795 domain-containing protein; amino-acid sequence: MTDVFSADLVAPCGMNCGVCKAYLAYSRKVPYQKGLVSHCSGCLERNKNCAFIKKGCVKIRKNQLRFCYQCPDMPCENLSKIDAHYQARYGMSMIQNQKDIRDKGMDAFLKTQAQRYRCPNCGDITSVHDGKCYKCNYQAAKPKGTNPKHRWVPNKK
- a CDS encoding DUF4386 domain-containing protein produces the protein MVVEVVLSGFLFWFIIVTNVASGRFGYETFSSLDAQAQLQKIASDQRCFKTATALILAEHMGILALALSLFLAFNVYSLLLAALWVIFRSTEAAIQIYNKKSYYQLHKLARQHQTADKTQQHILSSQAHGILKTKNHVFLLAQLLFSAGTLAYSALFVVYATLVPPLIGWFGIAASITYAIGNAAALAKPHVKAPWNFGALLILVFEVILGTWLLLSFLL
- a CDS encoding helix-turn-helix transcriptional regulator; translation: MKFKTRIKEFRAKYDLTQDDLAKAVGVRRETILYLEKGKYNPSLILAHQIAQTLKTTIDELFIFQNQTNN
- a CDS encoding DUF2178 domain-containing protein, producing MAGFEWPTIFIANAVLIILLGVFAVWKTQKDRKAGYPTKDERTVKIQGKAAMGTYWITLAFMVSTLIWIIFGKEFLNLPELETGWTVIAIMIVDGISFGLLSWYYAKKGEP
- a CDS encoding alpha/beta hydrolase, whose translation is MSSQTLTLPDGRQLGYLTQGTGTPVVYFHGTASSRLETLLLKQLTPHGIQLIGVDRPGYGLSTFKNRSRLRDFAPDINALTEYLGIDKFNVLSWSGGGTFALAYAALNPKQINHVVAVGCPSLPFDPSTAHNGNPLVKFAMKNSLIAKFGLSMFRKSVFNANRDIEGYLESRGGKGMVADWPAADARFFSDPNWLRLMYGAVEEGFRQDGCGVKAVYQEHMLFLKPWSEPLEQIPKGAVTLWQGSQDKTCPTKNAHQLAKLLPDAKLEIFPNDGHCVMFAHTAKLAAALKP
- a CDS encoding AAA family ATPase yields the protein MIYGSKNRSELLLATGLDLEKIATVLSSRDIEDKLLEFGEKYLERYQTYREYTELVQAGEVKDALIPIIAAVPGVGKTTVAREIATAFGIGNVMGGDAMRAAFRALISEKEHPEFFCSVYEAYKVVGDKTQTKENISKGFYTQAFLMNKLMQKIVADRGIRDGESMVIEYLHFLPTQYEEEVLRYPGVIPIVLRLDSKEEHTKRLEDRETSSHLKGKGQRLIEALYKYRIMQEIQCTNAKQADIPIIPTDNPNTALDNIFTTIHIHIKKTIQQKNTPHNINQTIQKIMNNNLNQKTTQ
- a CDS encoding ABC transporter ATP-binding protein codes for the protein MPENIIQAHGLTKTYQIKNGAKINAVDNVDLEVPEGQFLAVVGASGSGKTTLLNLLGGLDKPTKGKVVVAGTEVSALGESELTRFRRRMVGFVFQAFNLIGTLTASENVQAALAPTGTPAKQQAQRAQELLELVGLQRQSTQLPVQLSAGEQQRVAIARALANNPKILLLDEPTGNLDTQTGKQIMQLCQQTSKQHGQTIIAATHAEYITKHADQTLHMKDGKLTNT
- a CDS encoding FtsX-like permease family protein; the protein is MMPHVYAFREMRRRKFRTVTNVLGFVLVVATLIALVSAAQGWESTTATPLKDIGTDLILIYSAPVVPSGTGCYIANHLFSFPFNQSIIDEIAQVDGVENSVPVLMHRMGAIVFTGIDPTHTQTNAVLPRDIVEGRFLTQNDGAAALVDNEYAQLNNLTVGSNVAYMKGKYEIVGLVNVDAANILKSHIYVNLPVGQKSLPEDSTGLVNVALISVDDPRDVDQVSDELAGRWLGATPIAASDLAAKTSEVITIGEETAWYISIAVAVVAVLFTVRSQVSAVSERTREIGILKAIGWSSGDVVSQIFIESALQGVIGGVVGCIAGYGVAWYFLSTTAGSTAVVDPTVLLVGFTVALLSGIVAGLYPSWKAARLTPAQALRTI